The genomic region CTTTGAATTTATcatgaatttcatttatttcattttctgacaCGTCAACTTTAGTGCCAGTTTGAGTTTTAAAtttaacattatttctttttgaaaaagaatttaaCCACCCATTACCGGTCTTAAACTCCTTTACACTGTTCTTTTTTGCAATTTCCTGAGCTTTTTGTTTGATTATAttcccatttattgggaattttagTAAACTACGATTTTTAAGTTCTTCAATAAGTGATTCATCTACCTTGGTCTCAAATGGCTGTAGTTTTTTCATGTTTAAATTCTTCCCTGATTGAAGCATATCATTATAAGTACATATTATTTTTTAACTCATTTTTTAAGTTCGGATATTGTTGGTTTTGgtatgtttctctttttctttacaaATGAAGCTTTGTGTTTTTGCAAATCATCAAGAATTTCCTTTTTAGTTTTGATAGAATATGCGttccatttacatttttaaaatgaaaaatataatttgttaacAATTTCCAAGTAAACTTTAAAGattttggaataataataatgctgtaaaaataaaaacaaaaatatgaagaatagtTGTTTTGGAACCCTCAACAATGCAGATGGGTAAATCTCCAAGTAACAAAATCTGGTAGTGTTGAGAGAGGGAGATGTGAGAGGAAGCGTAGAAACGTAGAAAGAGACATAGAAGGTGTAAAAGAATGCAGATAAAGTGTAAAATCTAGTTTCACTTCTCTTGGATCGATTATTAAGCCAAAGTGTTTCCTTGACCTTTAAAATCTATTAGTGTTAGTGTTTTTattgaagacaaaaacaaaaaaaaaacatttatttaatgaaaatctgCCAATAGCGAACTTTTCTTTGGAGTTCGTAATTGACAAGTTAGACTGTATATACATGTCgagatggttatatatatatacatatataagtttatgcacacacacccacagtaGTGTTTATATGCGAAAGATGCACTTGAGTCTTAAACACTATGgatacacataaaataaattttctcaaatGACCTGGAGGCTCCCTATAGGTAGTAGATACCTTCTGCTACCTAGGCgtcctaattagcagtggaggatattctgaaagtatagttgttagaataagaatagaatagagagctattacctctacTGGCACCAAAAGGTTCCCCTtatgaaagacagattgtatgatgcttgtgtatgaacagtaATGCTACATGGTACTGAGACTTggaccctgaatgcagaggacttgtgaaaactagagaggaatgaagctagtatgctccattggatgtgtgcatgtgcaataaTGTGCTAATTTTATGAAACTTCCCCATTTCTTTCTTGATCTACTGCCTGTattctctcttacactctccttGTATTAGGTATCACTATAGAGCTCTGTAGAAGGGAGACAAGCACATTTTgaccacaaaaataaaaataaaatacagtttgCTTGGTCATATTCATGTCAAAATTCAGTTTTTCTATGgacaattatatatcattttaaagatcttgatgtgaactttcttctcatatatttttgatcaaaaatcaaaatccgACACTTACATATTATGCTCAGTTCCCTCAATCACTCTGGTATTTCCATTTACAAAgtttgtcctgtttttgttttttactgctGAACAGTAGACTTTGTTCTGGTTCAATGTGCTGGAGCACtataacttgatttatgttgaaAACAATGCAAGCATGAAGAGGaccatttttgctttattttgatataaaaactgATGGGGGTTGGTCAGGTAattgttatgaaatataaaagggaAAATTTCATCATTACTTTTCACTTAGAGAAGAACATATTTCCTTCAAGATTTTTAGACTACAGTCTTACAAGAGGGAAAAATATCTCGCAGACTCAATATGGCCATTGCTGAATCTGGTGACGAGGTGGTGTAAAAGTGCAAagacaatctatatatatataaaaatgagaatgtgtgtctgtctgtctgtctgtctgtgtgtttccctaaaactcgagaactacacaaccaatttcattcaaattttacacatgtcttacttagggtaccggttgtgttttagtcaaaaaatttttttaacttcttgcatagttcgagcccacagcaacatcatatctcctccactatttaagtattacgtgtcaaaagtgaaacaaaaacactcatgtcaaatactttcattttaaaaatgaaactattccactaactgaaacaatcacatttcgatactgtaatgacagatactttcactttaatggtgtgtgtatgtatatatatNNNNNNNNNNNNNNNNNNNNNNNNNNNNNNNNNNNNNNNNNNNNNNNNNNNNNNNNNNNNNNNNNNNNNNNNNNNNNNNNNNNNNNNNNNNNNNNNNNNNNNNNNNNNNNNNNNNNNNNNNNNNNNNNNNNNNNNNNNNNNNNNNNNNNNNNNNNNNNNN from Octopus bimaculoides isolate UCB-OBI-ISO-001 unplaced genomic scaffold, ASM119413v2 Scaffold_70027, whole genome shotgun sequence harbors:
- the LOC106877563 gene encoding tigger transposable element-derived protein 4-like, translating into MKKLQPFETKVDESLIEELKNRSLLKFPINGNIIKQKAQEIAKKNSVKEFKTGNGWLNSFSKRNNVKFKTQTGTKVDVSENEINEIHDKFKDKLFEYNAENILNTDETALFYQKLPVKSYVFPNDYNTKLKELQERITILLTCATGEKVKPLFIGKCLKPHCFKNIDISEQESIS